The following coding sequences are from one Nilaparvata lugens isolate BPH chromosome 4, ASM1435652v1, whole genome shotgun sequence window:
- the LOC111057690 gene encoding extracellular protease inhibitor 10 yields the protein MLTIRLIAVLTCLLASFYTVVSQRDWERDTCDFGCTDSPQPICATNGFDIRTFRNHCIMTTVNCQTNQRWRKIRDRPCCPPGNPASYLDDDFEYNY from the exons ATGCTTACCATTCGTTTGATTGCTGTACTCACTTGCT TACTAGCAAGTTTTTACACAGTGGTAAGTCAACGGGATTGGGAACGTGATACTTGTGATTTCGGATGCACAGACTCACCTCAACCGATTTGTGCCACAAATGGTTTCGACATCAGAACATTTCGCAATCACTGCATCATGACAACCGTGAATTGCCAGACAAATCAAC GTTGGCGAAAAATACGTGATAGACCATGTTGTCCCCCTGGGAATCCAGCATCATACCTTGACGAtgattttgaatataattattga